Proteins encoded by one window of Arachis ipaensis cultivar K30076 chromosome B04, Araip1.1, whole genome shotgun sequence:
- the LOC107636651 gene encoding uncharacterized protein LOC107636651, with protein MADKESPQLSQDDLLAQIAELQAEVQRIVELSTQNNGESSKGSAQGAADPLNIIPPKEKLTLDNPFSEEITNYHMPKNFTLLTALEPYKGFDNPRAHVKKFQSMMFFNGPNNEPVLCRAFPTYLDGAALLWFSKLSAGSISSFEDLARSFIDYFAASRVYVHGSDYLGTIKQGQHESLKDYMTRFADATMEIQDLDPAVHLHALKAGLRPGKFRETIAITKPKTLEEFRERAAGQMEIEELREAQKLDKQPHQRDEERTFISPGSRDTKKLSKSMSKYNTYTRFNTRRENIIKEILNAKIIKPPARAGNYQDQKFVDRTKHCAFHRKFGYTMNDCIVAKDLLERLARQGLLDQYVESRKGRRGNSDRVENKQAVADDNKKERTTPDPPRGVISHISEAFAGGCETSSAKKRSYRTMLAIKGTIQPKKDKDPDVTISFNQADFRSASPNLDDPVVISIQVEELLVRKTLLDPGSSTDVLFYSTFIKMKLSEKLIQPSSGELIGFSGERVPIMGHIWLKTTMGEIPMSKSIDIQYLIVNCYSPYNIIIGRPALNIFRAVVSTLHLCVKFPVQENKIATLYADHQEARQCYNASLKLVQTKQEAQPQVQAIHTSTDTATLADLDPREDFGERPANGQPSTNNTNSR; from the coding sequence ATGGCTGACAAGGAAAGTCCACAACTCTCACAGGATGACCTCCTGGCTCAAATCGCCGAGCTTCAGGCGGAAGTACAAAGAATAGTCGAGCTGTCTACACAGAACAATGGAGAAAGCTCCAAAGGCTCGGCTCAAGGCGCTGCAGACCCTTTAAACATCATCCCGCCAAAGGAGAAGCTCACCCTCGACAACCCCTTCTCAGAGGAGATCACAAATTACCATATGCCAAAAAACTTTACGCTGCTCACCGCACTGGAGCCCTACAAGGGGTTCGACAACCCCCGAGCCCACGTGAAGAAGTTCCAATCAATGATGTTCTTCAACGGCCCTAACAATGAGCCCGTTCTCTGCCGAGCATTCCCCACCTACCTCGATGGTGCTGCGTTACTCTGGTTTTCTAAACTTTCTGCAGGTTCAATTTCCTCCTTTGAGGATCTCGCCAGATCATTCATTGATTATTTTGCTGCATCAAGAGTCTATGTACATGGATCGGACTATCTCGGCACTATCAAACAGGGTCAGCACGAGAGCCTGAAGGACTACATGACCAGATTCGCTGACGCCACTATGGAGATCCAGGACTTAGACCCGGCCGTTCACCTGCACGCTCTCAAGGCCGGCCTCAGGCCCGGCAAATTCCGGGAGACCATTGCCATAACAAAGCCAAAGACGCTAGAGGAATTTCGAGAAAGGGCGGCAGGCCAAATGGAGATCGAAGAACTCCGAGAAGCCCAAAAATTGGACAAACAACCACATCAAAGAGACGAAGAAAGAACTTTCATATCGCCAGGCAGCAGAGACACTAAGAAACTCTCCAAGTCCATGTCGAAATACAACACATACACCAGATTCAATACAAGAAGAGAAAACATCATCAAAGAAATCCTCAACGCCAAAATCATAAAGCCACCAGCTCGAGCAGGGAACTACCAGGACCAAAAGTTCGTAGATAGGACAAAGCATTGTGCCTTCCACCGAAAGTTCGGTTACACCATGAACGACTGCATCGTCGCGAAGGACCTCCTGGAAAGGCTGGCACGCCAAGGGCTCTTGGACCAATATGTCGAGAGCCGGAAGGGCAGAAGAGGAAACTCGGACAGGGTTGAGAACAAGCAAGCAGTGGCCGATGACAACAAAAAAGAGAGGACGACTCCTGATCCACCAAGAGGAGTCATTAGCCACATATCAGAGGCATTCGCAGGTGGATGTGAAACAAGCTCGGCCAAGAAGCGAAGCTACAGGACGATGCTAGCAATCAAAGGAACCATACAACCAAAGAAGGACAAAGATCCAGACGTCACAATATCCTTCAACCAAGCAGACTTCAGATCGGCAAGCCCTAACCTCGACGACCCCGTGGTAATCTCCATCCAGGTCGAAGAACTGTTGGTAAGAAAAACGTTGTTGGACCCAGGTAGTAGCActgatgttttattttattctacctTTATAAAAATGAAATTATCAGAAAAACTGATACAACCCTCCTCGGGAGAGCTAATTGGGTTCTCTGGAGAGAGAGTCCCCATAATGGGACACATATGGCTAAAGACCACAATGGGAGAAATCCCTATGTCAAAATCAATTGATATTCAATACCTAATAGTAAACTGTTACAGCCCTTACAATATTATAATTGGGAGACCCGCCCTGAATATATTCAGAGCAGTGGTGTCCACATTACACCTGTGTGTCAAGTTTCCAGTGCAGGAAAACAAGATAGCTACGCTGTACGCCGATCATCAAGAAGCTCGGCAGTGCTACAACGCTAGTCTAAAACTAGTCCAAACAAAACAAGAAGCTCAGCCTCAGGTTCAAGCAATCCACACTTCTACCGACACAGCAACACTAGCTGACCTAGACCCAAGGGAAGATTTTGGCGAAAGACCGGCCAATGGACAACCTTCAACAAATAACACTAACAGCAGATGA